From Streptomyces cyaneogriseus subsp. noncyanogenus, the proteins below share one genomic window:
- a CDS encoding DUF6303 family protein gives MAREFTAQMSMHRGRWRLYVVLLNTTEPWPEYDFGRAAPVPTFTERVQALSVLGFEPVPGALWQWTEDTHVPDDPASPVVLIAAVSVRSRAGVAA, from the coding sequence ATGGCGCGCGAGTTCACCGCGCAGATGTCCATGCACCGCGGCCGGTGGCGCCTGTACGTGGTGCTGCTGAACACCACCGAGCCCTGGCCTGAGTACGACTTCGGCCGTGCCGCGCCGGTGCCGACGTTCACCGAGCGGGTGCAGGCGCTCAGCGTGCTTGGCTTCGAGCCGGTGCCGGGTGCCTTGTGGCAGTGGACGGAGGACACCCACGTCCCTGACGACCCGGCGTCGCCTGTCGTGCTGATCGCCGCCGTGTCGGTCCGTTCACGGGCGGGGGTGGCCGCGTGA
- a CDS encoding DUF6284 family protein translates to MSHIVTVQDAVTAFADFMEPTDAELDAIEQEMPVILADVDLLDAQIITLDRVPTELDARRIRRARRRVLAERAALANRAAGVSLPGGAA, encoded by the coding sequence ATGAGCCACATCGTTACTGTTCAGGACGCTGTTACGGCGTTCGCGGACTTCATGGAGCCGACGGACGCGGAGCTGGACGCGATCGAGCAGGAGATGCCCGTCATCCTGGCGGACGTCGACCTGCTCGACGCGCAGATCATCACCCTGGACCGCGTGCCGACCGAGCTGGACGCCCGCCGCATCCGCCGGGCGCGTCGACGGGTGCTGGCCGAGCGTGCGGCGCTCGCCAACCGCGCGGCCGGTGTCAGCCTGCCGGGTGGTGCGGCGTGA